Proteins from a genomic interval of Trifolium pratense cultivar HEN17-A07 linkage group LG6, ARS_RC_1.1, whole genome shotgun sequence:
- the LOC123892167 gene encoding adenylate isopentenyltransferase 7, mitochondrial-like: MANTSSTLAEKKKVLFIMGATGTGKTKLSINLGTQFLSQIINSDKIQVYKGLDIVTNKVPESERCSIPHHMLGIVDDPDYDFTVNDFCKHVLEALDLIIENGHLPIIVGGSNSYLQKLVDSAFCSKYDCCFIWTDVSLPILFQYLDKRVDEMVEEGLVDEIREFFVPGANCEVGIRRAIGVPELNYYFEIENKKDIDKAQKENILQEGIKNIKQNTWKLAENQLSKIHNMVNNLGWKMNKIDSTKVFDALLKGEEDYKHLHQEIVVKPCIEIVKTFLEETTQAFGNTNIKYSNGV, from the coding sequence ATGGCTAACACATCCTCAACATTAGCGGAAAAAAAGAAGGTTTTGTTCATAATGGGTGCAACTGGAACTGGAAAAACTAAACTTTCCATCAATTTAGGTACTCAATTCCTCTCTCAAATCATCAACTCTGACAAAATTCAAGTCTACAAGGGTCTTGACATTGTCACTAACAAGGTACCAGAATCCGAACGTTGTTCGATTCCACATCACATGTTAGGCATTGTCGATGATCCTGATTATGACTTCACTGTGAATGATTTTTGCAAGCATGTGCTTGAAGCTCTAGATCTCATAATTGAAAATGGGCACCTACCTATTATTGTAGGAGGGTCAAATTCTTACCTACAAAAATTGGTTGATAGTGCATTTTGTTCAAAATATGATTGTTGTTTCATTTGGACCGATGTGTCTTTGCCtattttgtttcaatatttaGACAAAAGAGTTGATGAAATGGTTGAGGAAGGGTTGGTGGATGAGATTAGAGAATTTTTTGTGCCTGGAGCAAATTGTGAAGTGGGGATTAGAAGGGCTATTGGGGTTCCTGAGctcaattattattttgagatagaaaataaaaaagatattgaTAAGGCTCAGAAGGAAAATATACTACAAGAAGggattaaaaatatcaaacaaaacACTTGGAAATTGGCTGAAAATCAACTCTCCAAGATCCATAATATGGTTAATAATCTTGGATGGAAGATGAACAAAATTGATTCTACAAAAGTGTTTGATGCTCTTTTAAAGGGAGAAGAAGATTACAAACATTTGCATCAAGAGATTGTGGTTAAGCCATGCATTGAGATTGTCAAGACATTTCTAGAGGAGACAACTCAAGCATTTGgaaatacaaatataaaatattcaaatggTGTTTGA